One Numida meleagris isolate 19003 breed g44 Domestic line chromosome 6, NumMel1.0, whole genome shotgun sequence genomic region harbors:
- the ZNF408 gene encoding zinc finger protein 408: MPTARSSVPEGGGDQAQVTLWEVWQNLPAALPLQEAPLCPCWPQALHMHRMWQELQLRGELQGPSVGPPGCTAFPVHSVTRLTARSETSGSTRSCTLATAHSPVSSAARLLRAGPLCAFTGRSMWPLGPAQLIPRDASVPFADATWPTLVLCATTCARTQVSGLTPVPSAARTSDSRATCVSISGCTRARKPYKSCFCGDAFPRLPELRRHLISHTGEAHLCTVCSKAPQDPYTLCAHECLHAGKRPFHCEQCGKSYTLAMKLRRHQKCHLAGKPYKCELCGMGYTLPQSLACHVLTHQAEKDPEEMSTAKASLAVDLPLPQRKSPSQEEAVAEPALPMAEVPGPENEMELLITASGHCIAAYQPQGSTPDPGRRAAELPSAKDIIEITISKHEDKCIIVQEKGSPSDVIIIQEGVGFGAVAEVEVETGVRLPQLTLAVLLYRILKWGRKQNKTKNELCSVSVATRLCVSAPSRISSLRGNCWCRPGSFW, from the coding sequence ATGCCCACTGCCAGAAGCTCTGTTCCAGAAGGAGGAGGTGATCAAGCGCAGGTAACACTGTGGGAAGTGTGGCAAaaccttcctgcagctctgccacttCAAGAAGCACCGCTTTGTCCATGCTGGCCACAAGCCCTTCATATGCACAGAATGTGgcaagagctgcagctcagaggaGAGCTTCAAGGCCCGTCTGTTGGCCCACCAGGGTGTACGGCCTTTCCAGTGCACTCTGTGACGAGGCTTACTGCACGAAGCGAGACCTCCGGGAGCACCAGGTCCTGCACTCTGGCCACTGCCCATTCTCCTGTGAGCAGTGCCGCGAGGCTTTTGCGTGCCGGCCCTCTCTGCGCATTCACAGGAAGATCCATGTGGCCACTGGGACCGGCCCAACTGATCCCAAGGGATGCCAGCGTGCCATTTGCGGATGCCACCTGGCCAACCCTGGTTCTTTGCGCAACCACATGTGCCCGCACACAGGTGAGCGGCCTTACTCCTGTCCCTTCTGCAGCAAGGACTTCTGACAGCAGAGCAACCTGCGTGAGCATCTCCGGCTGCACACGGGCGAGAAAGCCCTACAAGAGCTGTTTCTGCGGCGATGCCTTCCCCAGACTGCCAGAGCTGCGGCGCCATCTCATCTCCCACACGGGCGAGGCCCACCTGTGCACAGTGTGCAGCAAGGCACCGCAAGACCCCTACACGCTGTGTGCCCATGAGTGCCTGCACGCAGGCAAGCGCCCTTTCCACTGTGAGCAGTGTGGCAAGTCCTACACCCTGGCCATGAAGCTGCGGCGCCACCAGAAATGCCACCTGGCTGGGAAGCCCTACAAATGTGAGCTGTGTGGCATGGGCTACACCCTTCCACAGAGCCTTGCATGCCACGTGCTCACCCACCAGGCAGAAAAGGATCCTGAGGAAATGAGCACTGCAAAGGCCTCTCTTGCCGTGGACCTACCCCTGCCTCAGAGGAAGAGCCCCTCCCAAGAGGAGGCTGTGGCAGAGCCTGCCTTGCCCATGGCGGAGGTGCCAGGGCCAGAAAATGAGATGGAGTTGCTGATCACAGCCAGTGGTCACTGCATCGCTGCTTACCAGCCTCAAGGCAGCACACCAGATCCTGGAAGGAGAGCTGCTGAGCTACCATCAGCAAAGGACATCATTGAAATCACCATCTCCAAACATGAGGATAAGTGCATTATTGTGCAGGAAAAGGGCTCACCGAGTGATGTTATCATCATCCAGGAGGGGGTGGGTTTTGGAGCAGTGGCAGAAGTGGAGGTTGAGACTGGAGTGCGACTACCCCAGCTGACCCTGGCTGTTCTTCTGtacagaatattaaaatggggtagaaaacaaaacaaaacaaaaaatgaactcTGTAGTGTCTCTGTGGCAACAAGGCTCTGTGTCTCAGCCCCCAGCAGAATTAGCAGCCTCAGAGGTAACTGCTGGTGTAGACCTGGGTCTTTTTGGTAG